DNA from Verrucomicrobiia bacterium:
GATAATTAAAAACAGGTGTGTTAATAATATTATCAGCGACTTTAACTGCTTGAGACGTTCCCAAGTCTAAAGCATTAATAGGATTTCCATAATTAATGAATCCTTCAAAATCGACAACTCTAGGTGTTAACTGAAGATCAATCGTTTGATTATCAGGATAAAGTTGAGGATTGACCGTCAAAATGACGCCGATCTGCTCATTTTTAAAAGTCGAAGGAGTTGAAGGAGTCACAGCACGGTAGCCATTTCCACTCGGCAACTGTGAAATAGACGCATCAATTTGAGGTGGCTCAATAGCTTGAGGATCAGGATAAAAAAAGTCGCGAGCAATACGAATTTCAGCATCTTGAGAAGGTTTAGTGACTACTTTGGGCACAGCTAAAAGATCAGCACCCGTTTTTTGTGAAAGCGCATAAACTAACAATTCAAACTTATACTTACTTAATGAAATCGCACTTTGAAACGCTGTTCCTAAAGGCCCTGCAAAAGCGGTAGCGGCTCCTGCTAATAAAGCATCAAAAGTATTAGCATTAATAGCATTTCCTCCCACTGCTAAATCTACCGGTAATCCCAAAACCTCCGTTGAAGCCGAAGGAGCTGAAGTTCTTAAACCAGGAGTATCAGTTGGAGCCGATTGAGAACGTCCTCTTCGATTAATATTCCAACGGAAAGAAAGCTCATCCAAATCAGTCTGATTCACCTCCATAAAACGAGTTTCGATTTGAACCTGAGGAACTTCCTGACTTTCCGAACTAATCACACTTTCAATCAAAGCTAAATTATCCAATGTATTTCGAACTACGAGCAAACTTCCATTCGACAAATAATTAGCCGAGGAGCCGGGAGGAAATTGAACACCATAAGTTTCTAATTTTGTCTTCACTTCTTCACGAGCAATATTGACTGATTCACTTAACGTGCCACCGTCCTTGCTCTCAATTTTCGCGCCAATAAAACCCGCTGGCACTTGGAACGTGCGAGTAAATAACGCCTCAATATTTTCTGAAGCCGGCGCCACTAAAACTGCATATTCCTCCACTTTATAGATCAAATCCGCTTGTTTTGCGATAAGATCCAAAACCGCGGCCAAAGGCAAATTTTCTAAGTTCAAAGTAATGCGACGCGCATCAATCGTTTCAATCGAAACCTGCTCGCCAGCGCTCGGTTGACTTTCTGCAGCATCTGAAACAGTTGCAATCGTGGTCTTCAAAACAAAATTCAAACCTTGCCCAGTCGGATCTAACTCTTTGGATTTAGCCTGTAAAAAAGTCACCGCTTCTTCCACCGATGCTTCGTCAAAATTAATTTTATCAATAATAATATTGTTTAACTTTTCCTCAATACGTGCCGTATTCGACAAACTCGCAGCAGAAACACTTCTCTCTTCGCGAGGCTTCAAAATATTACGATTCACCGGATTACTCCAAGCTTTCGTCACTTCATAAAGCATTTCTTTACGACTATTCTCTTTAGCATCTTTGGCATATTTCAAACGCAGTTGAGAAACTCGCTTCAAACCGTCCTGTGCAGCCTTATTATAAGGATCAATCGCCAAAACCTTTTTAAAGTTTTCTTCTGACTTAATATATTGCCCAGTTTCGCGCTGTTTTTCGCCTAAATCCAAAAGCCGTTTCACTTCTCCAACAGCTTGCACAAACTCAGGTGTCACTGCAGAATTGGGCTCAATTACCAATCCCTCACCCGATTGTTTTTGAATCGTCTTAGCAAGTTTCTGCAACTCCTTATCTTCAGGAGAATAAGCTAACGCCTCAGAAACATAGCCTCCTGCTGTCTGAAATTTTCGCGTTTCCAAAGCCTCCTCAGCCAAACGCATATTAGCCATCGTCAACCCCTCAGCCGCAGCCTGATAAAGATCGAAAGTATTCGTTGTCATCGGCAAATTCTGCAAAACAAAACGATAACGATCCGCTGCAGAAACATATTCTTTAGCGGAATAAAGCTGTTCGCCTTCCACTAAAGCTTTTTTGCTGCCAGTAAAAAGTTTTTGTCGTCGCGCTGTTTCATTTTGCAAAGCGCGATCAACTGCTGCATTTTCAGCATAAACCATGTTTTGCGTCAAAAAAATGGAACCTAAGAAAAAACCAAGACAAAAGAAACGATTGCTACCCTTCAATCTCATAAAGTAAGTCGATAGTGAATAGAGCCTTTCTTGAATGCAAGAATTAATTTCCCTTATTTTTAAAATATTCAAAATTAATTATTGACTTGGAATCTGTAGCATTTCCTTTTCCGTGCCATCTTCCGATAAAGCCATAATCTCCGCACCGGTTTCACTCAAATTTTTCACGCGATAATTTATTCCGCGAAACGTAATCTCTTGAGCTTTTTCTACAGGATAATTTTTATTTTCTAATAAATCTACCAACGTTCCCGTTAAAATGGGCGCATCCGACACCTGTTTCATTACCAACGTTAAACGTTCGCCTGTCACCTCATTCACCACGTCCAACTCCGATTCATCATAAGGCAACATCACTCCTTGCATTTTAGGATTTTCTCGTTCCCCTTTTTTCTCGCGATATTCTTCCACTCGCCAATCTTCAAACTTATCACCTTTTTTCACAGAATTGGAACGATGTCTTCGATCGCGCGGATGGGAAAGCTTGACTTGGAAAAATGTCTGTCCTCCCACTTCGTTGACCCCAGTAAACTCCAGCGAATACGGTTTCGCCTCAAAATTCGTCAAACGCAATTTCGTTGTAAAAGGGGGATGCGATTCCGCCTTCAAGGGATCCGTCTTGCCCAAATACTCATCCTTATTCGTAAAACCATCTTTATCGGGATCCTGATCTGCGACGGTTGGATCACTCAGACTAAAACCATACTGTTCTTTCCACAATGGCGCAATCCCATCAACCCCCGCTTCATCAGGTCGATACAATTTCAACTTACGCTCATCCGCCAACCATTCCAACTTTCGAGAAATAAACAAACGATGCCCATTCTCAGCAGCCTTCCACTCCTCATTTTGATCCAACTCTTTTCCCAAATCTTGATATTGATCCAAATCCTCACGGACCTTTGCATTGCCACCCAACACTTCCGCCACCGCTTGGGGAGGAGCTGTAGAAAAAGACAACGCTTTAAAAATGGCGACGCCCAATAAAATTAACAACACGCTAAACAACAACGTCCATTCAATATTTTTTTTTGCCCAATTCATTTTTTAACACTCACATTTTCATCACTCTGCCAATTAATATAATCAATTCTCATCGTAATGCGAATCGTCTCCTCACCTAAAATCAAATTAGCCGCCACACTTTTAGGACCTTCCGAAGTTGCGCCCTTAGTCTTCAAATCCTCTACTGTCGGCGGTTCCCCTCGTTCATTAATAACCTCCAAAGAACGCACTATCCAAAAAGGCTGAGCGCCATTTTCCTGGCCTTCCCCACCTCTTTCATTCAAAGCATCCACAATTTTTCTCAAACTCGTATCCGTTCCGACAAATTGAAAAACAAATGGAAGAGTTCGATAAAAAAGCCCTTCGCGATCCAATGACATAGCGGGCAACAACTCTCCCAACTCCCCCTCACTTCCACGCACAGGTTGTCGAGTTGCTGCGGCCGCTCCAGAACTTTGGGTTAGCAAATCTTCCACAGGCAAACGCGACACACTCTTTAACTCATTAATTCCCGATTCAAATAACAACTGCGTCAACCGCTCAATAATTCTCAACTCTTGCGTTAAAAACACCGTCGCCTCCGGCGCTGGAATACTGGTTAAATAGCGACCAAACCCAAACGAAAAATTTTCTGGTAATGTAACAGGATTTCTTGCCTTTTGCGCCATCTCCACCAAACGATCGCGCGTATTGCGAAATTCCGTTTGAAAATCGATCGGATTCAAAGCCTCGCCTTGAATTTGTCCCTGCTTCAATTCAGCAATAGCCGGCTGTAAATAACTTTCCAACTGCTGCGCCTTCTCCTGATAAACTTTCGTATTGGCCTCACTCGGAAACACCGATTGCCCACGATAACGCGATAACGTCATCGCCTGCGACTCCAAATCCGTATTCAACGAACTCACCCGTTGCCCTTCATGCCACCAAAAATAACCGCCCACTGCACTAATCACTATCGCCACCAACAGCGCCTGAGAAGTTTCACGATTTTTCTTAAACCAATCCATATTACTTTTTTCTCATTTCTCTATTTTTCTTAAGGCACCAAAGGAATCGGCGTCTTTAGCTTTGCCTTAATTTTAAAATTCAATGCCAACCGCTTTTCTTCCACCGAAACCACATCTACCGTCACCAACTTGGGATCGGCTATATCCTGCTCTGTCATCGCAAAAAATTGAGATTGCGGAAATTTCTTCAAAAAATTACCAATCACTTCCTGTCCATCAATTCGCAAATCCGGCGTTTGCAAATCAGCCGGATTAATATTTTCATACGACCCCTCAATCAATAAATGCGTGATCTGCGTCGCATCCGCAGCAGCAGACTGAGGCTTGCCCGTAGTGCGCTTGGGCGGCGCTGTAATCGGACTCACCACCATCGGCAACTCCCGATCATCAAAAGCCGGTTTCAAAGCAGTAATCCAGACTCCCACAGGAATCATCGTATTTAACTCCTTCAACAAACCTGGCCAATAACGACGCATCTTAATTAAGCCATCAATCTGCTCCGCCTCACTCAAAGCCTTCTCATATCGCGTCTGCACTGCTTTCAACTCACGATTCGCCGACTCCAAAGTGCCTACCTCGCCCGAAATCGTTGCTAACTGCGCTTGCAAAATATTTCCTTTACGCCAATGACTCGCCCATAGCACCCCAAACAAAACCACCAAAGCCGCCGCCAATGCCACTTGCAAACTGCGTCTTTTTCCCGAAGCTCGTGACGCCTCAACACTTGCCGGCACCAAATTAATATCTAACGGACAAGGCCCTGTTGCATGCAACGCCAAACCCACCGTCTCGCCCAACCAAGCCGCCGAACGCACCAACGTCTCACGCGAAATCGAAGGGGCCACAGCCACATTCCGTAAAGGATTAAAAAATTCAATTGGCACACGCAACTTTTCCGAAAAGAAAAGATCCATATAAGCCAACAAACTCGATCCACCAGTTAACAAAATTCGCATCGGAGCGCTGCCCCCTTGTTGACTGCGATAAGACACGATCGAACGCGACACTTCTGAATGCAAACGCGTTAAAATGCCGCGAATCACCTTGGAAATGCGGGCCGCCGTTGCATCATCGGGATCTGCATAAGCGCCACCTAACCCCACAAACCCTTTTTCCTGCTTCAACTGCTCTGCTTCAGCAAACGACAATTGCATATCCGTTGCAATCGCCTGAGTAATCTGATTGCCACCAATCGGCACACCACGAATGAAAATTTTACCATCTTCCGCAAAAATGAGTTGAGTCGATTTCGCGCCAATATCTAAAATCAACGTGCAACCTTCATAATCGGGATAATTAAAACGAAACGCATTATAAAGCGATAAAGGTCCCACGCCTACACGCTCCGCAACACAACCCGTCGCGCTCACCCCCGAATTGATACGATCCAACATCTCTGCCTTAATCGCAACAATCACGGCCTCCAAATCCGAATTCTTCACCGATTGAACTAACTGATAATCCCACACCACTTGATCCATGGGGAAAGGAACATTCTGTTGCGCTTCAAAGCGCACCATCTGCGTAACCTGCTCAGGAGCTGAAGGAGGCAACTTCACAAAACGCGTAAAAACCGATTGACCCGAAATACAATAATAAATCGAAGTGCCTTGACTTATCTTGCCCGTCAAAACCCGCCGCAACACATTGGCAACAGCTTTCTCTCGCTCCTCTTCCGAGGCTCCTTCCAACGCAATTGTCTCAATGACTGCCCCCTCCAACAATAAGCCACCCGCTGTAGAACTATAAAAACCCACACTAATACTGTGGCTACCTAAATTAATCGCAATTACCCTACCGCTTTTACTCATCGTTTCTCCAAGACTATTTTCAAAACCATTTCAAAAAAATGATGCCATTAAGGACTGTTTGTCTCCATCATAGTAGTCACCTCCGGTCGAGGCAAAGGCGCCGTCATGCGAGGCATCGCGCTACTACCACCACTACCCGACTCTCTTAAAGGCGGATAATGTTCCCAATAATCCATCGCCCAAGGCGTCTTCGTAATTGGCATTAACACCCCTGTCTTACCACCTTTTAAAAACCAGTCTGCTTCCGCCACCCGCTCAGCGCGACGTGTCTCCGCCCAAGACACTCGCTTTCCATCTACAAACACTTCCGCTGCCATCGCTGACTGCTTAAAAGCTTGTTCTCCGCCATACATTTCCACCTGAAACGGCGACAAATAAGCCGAAGCAAAATAACCTTCGCCCAAAGCCAAAGGCCCGTAATGCAATTCTATCGACAAAACTTCCTGATCCAAATCCTGCGGCCGTTGCGGCTGCGGCGTTAAAAGATGAAGCTTCACCATCACATCCTGAAAAAAACCGCCCCCCGGCTGCTCCAACTCTTCCCGAGACAATCGCGGATTCAAACTATATTCCACCTCAACTTCCAACCATTTCATACGCGGCCCTCTTAAAGGATCCGAAGGCCGTTTCAATTCCACAGCATTCACACCACGTTTCGGCGTTTCAACAAATTCTATTTTAATATTATTAGGTTTAATCTCAAACCCTGGCACCTGGTCAAAATTTTCCTGATCAGAAAAAGGCATTGGATCTTGAGGCTCTTGTCCTCCTACCACCATACAACTCCCTACCAATGCCGCTACTAAGATAAAAAAGTGTCGGCTCATACCTACCTATTTGCCAAAAAAAGAGTATAGGTCAAACTTTATATTAGTGATTATTAACTCGTGACCAGTGACAAGTAATCGGCTATTAATCACCAACTAATCTAGATAGTGTTTAGTATCGTCACGAAATAGCTAAAAGGTAAACGTATTAAGACTAGATCTCCAGGTCACCGCCTTTAAGCCACGACAATTAGCTTAATCGACGTCGGCAAATGGCGCGCGACTTGCGTAATGACATTACCTTGAATCAAATTAATAATTGCTGCGCGATTCGAACTACCCATCACCAAAAAATCCACTCCCAATGTGGATGCCACATCTAAAATCGTCTCAGAAGGATTACTGCTCTGACTATACAACGTTCGCACCGCCACCTCATTGCCAATCCCCTTTACCTGATTAAAAAACGACACGGCATAAGCGTCATCCTGCCAACGCCCGCCAATATCCAACGTCACTGCCACCTGCTTAATATAAAGCACAAACAAACTGGCTCCCCGTAACTTGGCTTCATCCAAGGCAAACTGCACCGCCGGCGTCATCCCACGTGCAGCCACTAAAATCTTCGCTC
Protein-coding regions in this window:
- a CDS encoding Amuc_1100 family pilus-like protein; protein product: MDWFKKNRETSQALLVAIVISAVGGYFWWHEGQRVSSLNTDLESQAMTLSRYRGQSVFPSEANTKVYQEKAQQLESYLQPAIAELKQGQIQGEALNPIDFQTEFRNTRDRLVEMAQKARNPVTLPENFSFGFGRYLTSIPAPEATVFLTQELRIIERLTQLLFESGINELKSVSRLPVEDLLTQSSGAAAATRQPVRGSEGELGELLPAMSLDREGLFYRTLPFVFQFVGTDTSLRKIVDALNERGGEGQENGAQPFWIVRSLEVINERGEPPTVEDLKTKGATSEGPKSVAANLILGEETIRITMRIDYINWQSDENVSVKK
- the pilM gene encoding pilus assembly protein PilM, with amino-acid sequence MSKSGRVIAINLGSHSISVGFYSSTAGGLLLEGAVIETIALEGASEEEREKAVANVLRRVLTGKISQGTSIYYCISGQSVFTRFVKLPPSAPEQVTQMVRFEAQQNVPFPMDQVVWDYQLVQSVKNSDLEAVIVAIKAEMLDRINSGVSATGCVAERVGVGPLSLYNAFRFNYPDYEGCTLILDIGAKSTQLIFAEDGKIFIRGVPIGGNQITQAIATDMQLSFAEAEQLKQEKGFVGLGGAYADPDDATAARISKVIRGILTRLHSEVSRSIVSYRSQQGGSAPMRILLTGGSSLLAYMDLFFSEKLRVPIEFFNPLRNVAVAPSISRETLVRSAAWLGETVGLALHATGPCPLDINLVPASVEASRASGKRRSLQVALAAALVVLFGVLWASHWRKGNILQAQLATISGEVGTLESANRELKAVQTRYEKALSEAEQIDGLIKMRRYWPGLLKELNTMIPVGVWITALKPAFDDRELPMVVSPITAPPKRTTGKPQSAAADATQITHLLIEGSYENINPADLQTPDLRIDGQEVIGNFLKKFPQSQFFAMTEQDIADPKLVTVDVVSVEEKRLALNFKIKAKLKTPIPLVP